A window of Theropithecus gelada isolate Dixy chromosome 14, Tgel_1.0, whole genome shotgun sequence contains these coding sequences:
- the TP53I11 gene encoding tumor protein p53-inducible protein 11 translates to MAAKQPPPLMKKHSQTDLVSRLKTRKILGVGGEDDDGEVHRSKISQVLGNEIKFTVREPLGLRVWQFVSAVLFSGIAIMALAFPDQLYDAVFDGAQVTSKTPIRLYGGALLSISLIMWNALYTAEKVIIRWTLLTEACYFGVQFLVVTATLAETGLMSLGILLLLVSRLLFVAISIYYYYQVGRRPKKA, encoded by the exons ATGGCGGCCAAGCAGCCCCCGCCTCTGATGAAGAAGCACAGCCAGACGGACCTCGTGAGCCGCCTGAAGACCCGCAAGATCCTCGGCGTGGGCGGGGAGGACGACGACGGGGAGGTGCATCGCTCCAAG ATCAGCCAGGTCTTGGGCAATGAAATCAAGTTTACTGTTCGGGAGCCTTTGGGGCTCAG GGTCTGGCAGTTCGTCTCTGCTGTGCTCTTCTCTGGCATTGCCATCATG GCGCTTGCCTTCCCTGACCAGCTCTATGATGCGGTCTTTGATGGAGCCCAGGTGACCAGCAAGACCCCCATCCGCCTCTACGGCGGTGCCCTCCTCA GCATCTCCCTGATCATGTGGAACGCTCTCTACACGGCTGAGAAGGTCATCATTCGATGGACCCTGCTCACCGAAGCCTGCTACTTCGGGGTCCAGTTCTTGG TGGTCACTGCCACGCTAGCTGAGACGGGCCTCATGTCCCTGGGGATCCTGCTGCTCCTGGTCAGCCGCCTCCTTTTTGTCGCCATCAGCATTTACTACTATTACCAAGTCGGCCGAAGACCCAAGAAGGCCTAG